A genomic segment from Ptychodera flava strain L36383 chromosome 23 unlocalized genomic scaffold, AS_Pfla_20210202 Scaffold_23__1_contigs__length_28996876_pilon, whole genome shotgun sequence encodes:
- the LOC139124270 gene encoding uncharacterized protein: protein MARFVDVGETELSTLENARNEKNTSQQTKWGVRVLREWLDYKHYPLNFEDLPIDQLAELLREFYASARKQDGESYGKSSLSGLRASIHRHITGPPYHRKINIMHDREFQVANYVFRGVVKTMKKDGKDTTTHKAPISCGDLKTLSMSPVLSIAHNVGLQRKVWFDLMLHFGRRGREGLRSLTKSSFAIERDDIGQRYVKYTFNEKVKNHAGNADDNYTCHARMYATSTDRCPVASFEKYVSLLHPGNTSLFQRPKAPFNSEESCWYVNAPVGESTLGAMMKTLSTEAKLSKIYTNHCIRATACKLLDDAGFDTRHIMYISGHVNEASVKSYSNQPSTGQQRQLSSTLSGSVYGNDSVAIQGLGPRSATANNHDDRTLSVDLSSQLPVSDQSLVNRRQISSSVSTSSRQSLSSMFVNCTFQAPVYVEFSRSPKFNRSPQEAIEN from the exons ATGGCTCGCTTCGTGGAtgtaggtgaaacagaactcagtacgcttGAAAATGCAAGAAACGAAAAGAATACATCGCAACAAACCAAATGGGGAGTGCGAGTATTGAGAg AATGGCTTGATTACAAGCATTACccattaaattttgaagaccTCCCAATCGATCAACTGGCAGAGTTACTCAGAGAATTTTACGCTTCAGCTCGAAAACAAGACGGCGAATCATACGGCAAATCTTCCTTGTCTGGCCTGCGGGCATCTATCCATCGCCACATTACAGGCCCCCCTTACCATCggaaaataaatatcatgcaTGACAGGGAATTTCAAGTGGCAAACTACGTATTTCGTGGTGTGGTCAAGACCATGAAAAAAGACGGCAAAGACACAACAACACACAAAGCGCCTATCAGCTGTGGAGACCTGAAAACACTATCGATGTCGCCTGTGCTTTCAATTGCACACAACGTCGGTCTACAGCGAAAGGTGTGGTTTGACTTGATGTTACACTTTGGGAGAAGAGGTCGCGAAGGTCTGAGAAGTTTGACCAAATCATCATTCGCTATCGAAAGGGACGACATCGGTCAACGATACGTCAAGTACACTTTCAACGAGAAAGTCAAAAACCACGCCGGCAATGCAGACGACAACTACACTTGTCATGCACGGATGTATGCCACAAGCACAGACCGTTGTCCAGTGGCATcgtttgaaaaatatgtcagtttACTTCACCCTGGCAATACATCCTTGTTCCAGCGACCAAAGGCTCCGTTCAATTCGGAAGAATCGTGTTGGTACGTGAACGCGCCTGTTGGAGAGAGTACATTGGGGGCCATGATGAAAACTTTGAGCACAGAGGCCAAACTATCGAAAATCTATACTAACCACTGTATCCGAGCCACGGCTTGTAAACTTCTAGACGATGCTGGGTTTGACACACGGCATATCATGTAcatcagtggccatgtaaacgaggCAAGCGTGAaaagctactcgaaccagccatcaacgggccaacaacggcagctgtcatcaaccttgtcCGGCAGCGTCTACGGAAATGACTCTGTAGCCATTCAaggtctcggtccaaggtcagctacggccaacaatcatgacgaccgtacGCTCTCCGTTGATCTATCATCTCAGCTACCTGTTTCTGATCAATCGCTTGTAAATAGgcgacaaatttcatcatcagttTCCACGAGTTCCCGGCAAAGCctctccagtatgtttgtcaactgcacctttcaagcacccgtgtACGTCGAGTTTTCCCGCTCGCCAAAATTCAATCGTTCtcctcaagaagccatcgaaaattaa